A single Dermacentor variabilis isolate Ectoservices chromosome 9, ASM5094787v1, whole genome shotgun sequence DNA region contains:
- the LOC142557379 gene encoding uncharacterized protein LOC142557379: MSDPGQGRVYRFRDHLVSGINWRPMRFVDEVPSSRVCGLCRMIPKRMVLLPCSHALCQSCHAASLEGAVGQCPLDRDAFEVEECVGYEFPARKANTVKVYCWNEAHGCEYTGTMDRMLEHYENECTFHTVECLRCGEGVQHKDLRTHYVAECSGGVSSAITESSEHTALTLADVNAALEDMKAMLGCLNHDQLLPVIQSQLNELTEQVRKQEASFAEITREVRACEHNLKADMDQMTATISSTVSEQRTSQQNPLEEDSTSRSLSLHSGQDLILRKLEGLAHLENWRKTSPKPHFGRVIAHCERWQADLRYLTSALLTPARITEIGWACYLLTLENCEEIIQRGNKKLAEIAAWHMRDTYFTIEVSKYGATPTPTLVVEIEFNGTLVDSKCWPPFWRVHAVHPVTSNECSLTPGARPCLCNPHDPSLLHFHLQFTADIAPLENDGYLRDGKVAFLITLSDREMYGWIRAAP; encoded by the exons ATGTCGGATCCTGGACAGGGACGAGTTTACCGTTTTCGCGACCACCTCGTCTCCGGCATCAACTGGCGACCGATGCGGTTCGTCGACGAGGTTCCCAGTTCACGTGTATGCGGCCTCTGCCGCATGATACCGAAGCGGATGGTGCTGTTGCCGTGCTCGCACGCTTTGTGCCAATCTTGTCACGCAGCCAGTCTCGAAGGGGCCGTTGGCCAGTGTCCGTTGGATCGAGATGCATTCGAAGTAGAGGAGTGCGTCGGTTACGAATTCCCGGCCAGGAAAGCGAACACCGTGAAG GTGTACTGCTGGAACGAAGCGCACGGCTGCGAGTACACGGGCACCATGGACCGCATGCTGGAACACTACGAGAACGAGTGCACATTTCACACCGTGGAATGTTTGCGATGCGGCGAGGGAGTCCAGCACAAAGACCTGCGGACGCACTACGTGGCCGAATGCAGTGGCGGTGTTTCTTCAGCGATCACAGAGTCCTCGGAGCATACAGCACTGACCCTTGCAGACGTGAACGCTGCCCTTGAAGACATGAAGGCCATGTTGGGATGCCTCAACCACGACCAGCTGCTGCCAGTGATTCAGAGTCAGTTGAATGAGCTTACAGAACAAGTCAGAAAACAGGAAGCCAGCTTCGCTGAGATCACTCGGGAGGTCAGAGCATGCGAGCACAATTTAAAGGCCGACATGGATCAAATGACCGCCACGATTTCATCGACCGTGTCGGAGCAGCGGACGTCTCAGCAAAATCCATTGGAGGAAGACAGCACGTCGAGGTCGCTGTCGTTGCACTCCGGGCAGGATCTGATACTTCGAAAGTTGGAAGGTTTAGCCCACCTGGAAAACTGGCGGAAAACTTCCCCGAAGCCTCATTTCGGCCGTGTCATTGCTCATTGTGAGCGTTGGCAAGCTGACCTTCGGTATTTGACAAGTGCGCTGCTGACACCCGCACGGATTACGGAAATTGGGTGGGCTTGTTATCTGCTGACCCTGGAAAACTGTGAGGAAATCATTCAGCGAGGGAATAAAAAGCTTGCTGAGATTGCGGCGTGGCACATGAGGGACACCTACTTTACGATTGAAGTTTCGAAGTACGGCGCTACTCCAACACCTACCCTCGTTGTGGAGATCGAGTTTAACGGGACGCTGGTGGACTCCAAGTGTTGGCCGCCTTTCTGGAGAGTGCACGCGGTGCATCCAGTAACATCCAATGAATGTTCGTTGACTCCCGGTGCCAGGCCTTGTTTGTGCAATCCCCATGATCCCTCGCTGCTACACTTCCACCTCCAATTTACTGCAGACATTGCCCCGCTGGAAAATGACGGCTACCTCCGAGACGGAAAGGTAGCGTTCCTTATCACGCTCAGCGATAGGGAGATGTACGGTTGGATCAGAGCAGCACCCTAA
- the LOC142557381 gene encoding uncharacterized protein LOC142557381 isoform X1, producing the protein MPHPRQGRVYRFRHHVAAGVNWRPTRFVDEVPSSRVCGLCRMIPKRTVLLPCWHALCQSCHAASLEGDVGQCPLDQVQFEFPTRTANTVKVYCWNEARGCEYTGTMDRMLEHYENERTFHTVECVRCGEGVQHKDLLTHYVNGCSAGGYAAITESSEHTAPTLEDVNAALDDMKAMLGCLNHDQLLPVIQSQFNELTEQVRKQEASFAEITREVRACENNLKAEMEQITATISSTVSHQRTSRENPVEEDSTSRSLSLHSGQDLIPRKLEGLAELENWRQASPKPDYSSVIIHCETLYGDVRHLTSALSTTATRVREIGSVAYVLTLENCEKIIRSQTDVGKFAEIKVPHMRDTYFRISVSKYGATPPSSLIVEVEFNGTLVDSRCCPPVWSVHALVDKVTYDEPPLTSFTSPCCCKLEDPSLLHFHLLFITDFASQENDACLRNDNIAFRISLSDTDTNGGIRGAP; encoded by the exons ATGCCGCATCCTCGACAGGGACGAGTGTACcgttttcgccaccacgtcgccGCCGGCGTCAACTGGCGACCGACGCGGTTCGTCGACGAGGTTCCCAGTTCACGTGTATGCGGCCTCTGCCGCATGATACCAAAGCGGACGGTGCTGTTGCCGTGCTGGCACGCTCTGTGCCAATCTTGCCATGCAGCCAGTCTCGAAGGGGACGTTGGCCAGTGTCCGTTGGATCAAGTGCAATTCGAATTCCCTACCAGAACAGCGAACACCGTGAAG GTGTACTGCTGGAACGAAGCGCGCGGCTGCGAGTACACGGGCACCATGGACCGCATGCTGGAACACTACGAGAACGAGCGCACGTTTCACACCGTGGAATGTGTGCGATGCGGCGAGGGAGTCCAGCACAAAGACCTGCTCACGCATTACGTGAATGGATGCAGTGCCGGTGGTTATGCCGCGATAACAGAGTCCTCGGAGCATACAGCACCGACCCTTGAAGACGTGAACGCTGCCCTTGATGACATGAAGGCGATGTTGGGGTGCCTCAACCACGACCAGTTGCTGCCAGTGATTCAGAGTCAGTTCAATGAGCTTACAGAACAAGTCAGAAAACAGGAAGCCAGCTTTGCTGAGATCACTCGCGAGGTCAGAGCATGCGAGAACAACTTAAAGGCCGAGATGGAACAAATCACCGCCACGATTTCATCGACAGTGTCGCACCAGCGGACGTCTCGGGAAAATCCAGTGGAGGAAGACAGCACGTCGAGGTCGCTGTCGTTGCACTCAGGGCAGGATCTGATACCCCGAAAGTTGGAAGGTTTAGCGGAGCTGGAAAACTGGCGGCAAGCTTCGCCGAAGCCTGATTACAGCTCTGTCATTATTCATTGCGAGACTTTGTACGGTGACGTTCGGCATTTGACCAGTGCGCTGTCAACGACAGCCACACGGGTTCGTGAAATCGGGAGCGTGGCTTATGTCCTAACCCTGGAAAACTGTGAGAAAATCATTCGGTCGCAGACAGACGTGGGAAAGTTTGCCGAGATTAAGGTGCCGCACATGAGGGACACGTACTTTAGGATTTCCGTTTCCAAGTATGGCGCTACTCCGCCGTCTTCCCTCATTGTGGAGGTTGAGTTTAACGGGACGTTGGTGGACTCTAGGTGTTGCCCCCCTGTCTGGAGCGTGCACGCGTTGGTGGATAAGGTAACATACGATGAGCCGCCGCTGACTTCCTTTACTTCACCTTGTTGCTGCAAGCTCGAAGATCCCTCATTGCTGCACTTCCACCTCCTATTTATTACAGACTTTGCGTCGCAGGAAAATGACGCCTGCCTCCGAAACGATAACATAGCGTTCCGTATCTCGCTAAGCGATACAGATACGAACGGTGGGATCAGAGGAGCACCCTAA